ATAAGCCGGTGCAGTTCTTGTAGCAGATGCATGTCCAGAGGTTCTTGCAATGGCCGCTGTCGAAGCCCTCGTCCCTGCAGGGCGCGTTGCAGGTGCCTGGTATGAAGCAAGTGTCGTTGAGCCACTTCCCGCTCTTCCGCTTTATGCAGCCATACGACTCCAGTTTTTCTGCATCCATCCACAGACAATACAAATTAACCATCTTAACTAATTTGGATCAGTCTGATCGGGAGATGTGTGGGATGATGGTCTTCCTACCAGATGACAGCACGAGCAGCATCAACAGCGACAGGCATACGAAAGCCTTGCCGGTTCCCAGTGGTCCTTCAGCAACCTTCTTCATGTACGATGTCATATCGAAGAGGTAATGTGTGTTGTTTTTTCTAAATGAAACTGATGGTTGTGTGAGTATTTATAGCAAAAGTATGTCAATGTTGACACGATTTTTTCAGAAGATATTAGTGCTACTATGTATCATGTATGGCAATAAATGAAGTTAGCTAtaatactaacttatgatactaggCATTACGAATGTACTATCATACACTAATATCATGCGTATGATATTAGTATATGATACTCGTCATTACGACCAGCCTAAAAGAAACACTATCCGCCCGTCCCATTGCCCTCTCACGCACCCAACAATGCGTGCCGTGCATGTGTAGACGTATCAATTTATTTATTTAATTCTATTAGTTATGCACCCACCAATGCTAGATCCATCGACCCGATTGGCTCATCATTGAATCCATGTAGTCCAGTCATTGAGGCTGAGATAATACATCTTGCCAGTCGTTAGATTGGCGCAGACGGCTGGGATCAGTCGGAGATGGGGATCGATCCGGGGGAGGCGATGACGGACCAATCGCAAGCAAGCAGCAaaacttttttttcttttgataTTTTTGAAGCAGCAAAACTTTCTTTGTTCGACGAGGAGAGGAACCTTACCGAACCGAAAACCCACCGCCGTTTCATTTCTCCCCTCGCCGCCGACCATGGCATCCACCCTctccctcgacgccgccgcccccaccccctcctcctcaccctcccctcccctcccctcccctcccctcccctcccctcatcacaagataagagaagaggagagaagagaagagaagagggacATCGGGCGAGCGAGCAGGTCAAACAGTGGCCCAAATTCGCCGCGGCAGCCCAGGGCCTCGACGGAGGCTGGGACAGGACCTCCGACGATGCGGACGTGCGCGAGGACGGCAATCCTGCTTCCCCGTCTTCTTCTGCTCTACTCATCCATGTGGTCGTCAAGGGCAACCCACACCATGGAGCTTCCTCCGTCTGCTCCGGCAGTAGGTACTCTCTCGCCCACCTTTGATTTTCTCCCCTCCCCTTCCCTTCCCTCCCTTCATTTGGTTCTCTTCCTCACGCATGCAAGTCATGGCACCACCAGCACCGAACCCTAGCCATCATTGTTTGGCTGGGAGAAGCAGCTCCTCATTGccaggggcggagccaggatttggACTTGAGGGGGGCGAAAGACCGATGTTCACAGAAGTCATTGAACATCACGATATTTTAAGTCTGACGATAGCGTGatgaaaaatcataaaaatatttatttcgaactacaaaagaatattacatttCTATTCACTTAAATTGAGCGCTACGACCTACAACTTTGAACAAGTGGATAATGTGAAATTTCTATGCCCCTTACCATTATTGGCAATCCTGTAATGTCGAAGAAAATCATGTTCATTTTGTTTCTAAAACGTGTCTTGTCTAGTTCCACAGACGAAAAAGTTTGTTCAGTTGTCGCTTCTGACACTGAAAGATTTATGACCAACCGGAGTAATCTATCAACCATTGAGTATGTGGTAGTTTTTAATTGTTTTAGTATCCAACAGTCAGATCGTGAAAACGAGATTTTCAGCTCTAGATAGTTGCAAACATCCAGCTAGAAATGGACAAGTTCATACTCTAGTTGAGTCCGTTCTTGACGAGAAAAGACTTCATGATAAGAAAAAATTCCACCATTGTGCATATATTGGACACATCAAATAAGTCATGTTGCGACCACATGGTATATGGGTGGTAAGCAACTTCATATTTGAAATTGAGTTGTGATGCGTTAGGTTAATAGATTAAAAAAACTCATGTCGTGGATCCAGAAGATAAATGACGCTAATTAAAAAGACTAAGATCACAATTCACAAAAAATAAACAATAATTATTAATAGCTATTGGTGCGTAGTGGTACCTGCTGCCAACATATTCAATCCTGGTCACCTGGCTAGCGACCTCTGGTTGTAGTCTGATGATCTGATCCACCGGCATGTAGTCAATCGTATGCGGATATCGGGCTGTAGAGGGTAGATTAGTGGATGGCTGGATGGAATCGTCATCGTGGCGAC
The sequence above is a segment of the Aegilops tauschii subsp. strangulata cultivar AL8/78 chromosome 6, Aet v6.0, whole genome shotgun sequence genome. Coding sequences within it:
- the LOC109760750 gene encoding defensin J1-2-like, translating into MTSYMKKVAEGPLGTGKAFVCLSLLMLLVLSSEKLESYGCIKRKSGKWLNDTCFIPGTCNAPCRDEGFDSGHCKNLWTCICYKNCTGLSL